The segment TAAAAGACATCACAGCGGAGCTCTCGCAGCACGGCCAGATCTTGGAGACCAACGTCTACAACTGGTTCCAGAACAGACGTGCACGCTCGAAGCGGAAGCAGGCAGCTTCTTCTCTACCAAATAACGCCGAATCCGAAGCCGAGGGGGATGAGGAGTCCCTGACCGACAAGAATCCTAGATCAGACGGGTCACAGCAGGAGAACATGGCTGTGAGAGCTCACAACCCTGAGAGGATCTCAGAGATGCACCGCCACTTCGACGCAGCAGAGCGTGAGCAGGTCCGTGGTCCGTGGTCCAGCAACGACGCCTCAAGGTCGTAGGGTGGTCTGGTCCAGATGTCCTTCTATGAGAATGTCTATGTTGAATCCAAGTATGTTGAGCAAACACCATATCTCAGTATAACTCCACTGAAAAACCCCACTGAAAGTATTCTGGATCAAGATAGCCCTGCCAAAAGAAAACAAGTTCAATATTGTGTTGCATGGAACAGC is part of the Triticum aestivum cultivar Chinese Spring unplaced genomic scaffold, IWGSC CS RefSeq v2.1 scaffold157554, whole genome shotgun sequence genome and harbors:
- the LOC123176627 gene encoding WUSCHEL-related homeobox 8-like, encoding MSLGNLYCNPLMVHGGHKITARQRWTPTQMQLQILESIFDQCNGTPSKQKIKDITAELSQHGQILETNVYNWFQNRRARSKRKQAASSLPNNAESEAEGDEESLTDKNPRSDGSQQENMAVRAHNPERISEMHRHFDAAEREQVRGPWSSNDASRS